Proteins encoded by one window of Moorella humiferrea:
- the rimO gene encoding 30S ribosomal protein S12 methylthiotransferase RimO, which translates to MIKTAVVTLGCPKNQVDSEYILGVLDKNRFILVGDTREAEVVIVNTCSFIADAKRESLETIFELTTREPKPYIIVAGCMVQQHGRELWQELPEVAAFIGPGAIGHLPAIIERVLKGERLLELSSSTEGEEGLPRLTVEGKPYAYLKIAEGCDNRCAYCTIPAIKGPYRSRPVERLVAEARALAATGIKELILVAQDTTAYGLDCYGEYRLPQLLQALARIPGIEWLRLLYAYPTRITPQLVEVMAGEEKVVPYLDLPLQHASEDVLRRMNRPGGLKASLKAIDLLRNAMPDIALRSTFIVGFPGEREEDFYRLLEFLKAVRFDWVGAFKYSPEDGTAAASMPGQVPEEVKEERYRRLMLSQQTITKALNERWVDREMPILVEEPGIGRSFRQAPEIDGLIYLEGSYVPPGTFITARITKVRGPYDLVGQVIT; encoded by the coding sequence ATGATTAAGACTGCTGTTGTAACATTGGGTTGCCCTAAAAACCAGGTTGATAGTGAATATATCCTGGGCGTTCTCGATAAAAATCGTTTCATACTTGTGGGGGATACCCGTGAGGCGGAGGTTGTGATCGTTAACACCTGCAGCTTTATTGCCGACGCTAAACGGGAGTCTCTGGAAACGATCTTCGAACTGACCACCAGGGAACCCAAACCCTATATTATAGTGGCTGGGTGTATGGTGCAGCAGCATGGACGGGAACTATGGCAGGAGTTACCGGAAGTAGCCGCTTTTATCGGCCCGGGTGCCATCGGGCATCTTCCTGCAATTATCGAGAGGGTGTTAAAAGGAGAACGTTTGCTGGAATTATCCTCCTCCACGGAAGGGGAAGAGGGACTTCCCCGCCTCACAGTGGAGGGTAAACCCTACGCTTATTTAAAAATTGCTGAGGGCTGCGACAATCGCTGTGCCTATTGTACAATTCCGGCCATCAAAGGCCCCTACCGCAGCCGTCCCGTTGAAAGGCTCGTTGCCGAGGCCAGGGCCCTGGCTGCGACCGGAATTAAAGAACTCATTCTTGTAGCCCAAGACACCACGGCTTACGGCCTGGATTGCTACGGCGAGTACCGCCTGCCACAACTGCTGCAGGCACTGGCCCGCATCCCGGGAATAGAATGGCTGCGCCTTCTATATGCCTACCCTACCAGAATCACACCGCAATTGGTGGAGGTTATGGCCGGGGAGGAGAAAGTTGTACCTTACCTGGATTTGCCCCTCCAGCATGCCAGCGAAGACGTGCTGCGGCGCATGAACAGACCCGGCGGCTTAAAAGCGAGCCTCAAGGCCATCGATCTCCTGCGCAACGCAATGCCGGACATAGCCCTGCGTTCCACCTTCATAGTCGGCTTTCCGGGAGAAAGGGAAGAAGATTTTTACAGGCTGTTGGAATTTTTAAAGGCCGTACGGTTTGACTGGGTGGGGGCTTTTAAATATTCTCCGGAGGACGGTACCGCTGCCGCTTCCATGCCCGGACAGGTACCGGAAGAGGTGAAGGAAGAGCGCTACCGAAGGCTGATGCTTTCCCAGCAAACCATTACCAAAGCTCTAAATGAACGCTGGGTGGACAGGGAAATGCCGATTCTTGTGGAAGAACCGGGCATTGGCCGCTCCTTCCGCCAGGCGCCGGAGATTGACGGGTTGATCTATTTAGAAGGGAGTTATGTCCCTCCCGGGACCTTTATCACCGCCAGGATTACGAAGGTTCGCGGCCCCTATGATCTGGTAGGACAGGTAATAACCTGA